One part of the Paenibacillus sp. genome encodes these proteins:
- a CDS encoding LysM peptidoglycan-binding domain-containing protein: MSQPTSGLRFDIYERVHLSDDTVGIREITGVELAPDISVVAQGEQAVLKGHLVLSGTYVGEDETRSGEETLTHRIPVEITLPLSRVDSVADIRVEIENFDVDVLSSRSLNVTGVLSLEGVSMSSPAETDWREEEEVVFTHRVEQPPQPEPQPAPQPAPHQSPAQEPVVTIASAETPPPAVALPEIAAAEANEPEAAISAAANEPAMSAANEAAISAANEPAIAAAAEEPANEPPQTFAAETFAAETFAAEAEAAQEKQEIKIAFAGKPAAQEEPIGVNAIMSFAGASAAAARQEAAAPQQAPNVEPAENRDRLEWRKLFLATSSEAPSFRRVRMCIAQKEDTLETIAERYNKSARELMLYNRLSGEYLQEGQVVYIP, encoded by the coding sequence TTGTCCCAACCTACATCCGGTTTGCGGTTCGACATTTACGAACGCGTTCATCTGTCTGACGATACGGTCGGCATAAGGGAAATTACCGGCGTCGAGCTCGCGCCGGACATCAGCGTCGTCGCGCAGGGGGAACAGGCGGTATTGAAGGGTCATCTGGTGCTTTCGGGTACATACGTTGGCGAAGACGAGACGAGAAGCGGGGAGGAGACGCTCACGCACCGCATTCCCGTCGAAATTACGCTGCCGCTGAGCCGCGTAGACAGCGTGGCCGACATTCGCGTCGAAATCGAAAATTTCGACGTGGACGTGTTGTCGTCGCGCTCGCTGAACGTCACCGGCGTGCTGTCGCTCGAGGGCGTCTCGATGTCGAGCCCCGCCGAGACCGATTGGCGCGAAGAAGAGGAAGTCGTCTTTACGCACCGCGTCGAGCAGCCGCCGCAGCCGGAGCCGCAGCCCGCGCCGCAGCCCGCGCCGCATCAATCGCCTGCGCAGGAGCCGGTCGTGACGATCGCGTCCGCGGAGACGCCGCCGCCGGCGGTCGCGCTTCCGGAAATCGCTGCCGCGGAGGCGAACGAGCCCGAGGCGGCGATTTCCGCGGCGGCGAACGAGCCCGCGATGTCCGCGGCGAACGAGGCGGCGATCTCCGCGGCGAACGAGCCGGCGATCGCCGCCGCGGCGGAGGAACCGGCGAACGAGCCGCCTCAGACGTTCGCGGCCGAGACGTTCGCGGCCGAGACGTTCGCGGCAGAGGCGGAAGCGGCGCAGGAGAAGCAAGAAATCAAAATCGCGTTCGCCGGCAAGCCCGCCGCGCAGGAGGAGCCGATCGGCGTGAACGCGATCATGTCGTTCGCGGGGGCGAGCGCTGCCGCGGCAAGGCAGGAGGCGGCCGCGCCGCAGCAGGCGCCGAACGTCGAACCGGCGGAAAACCGCGACCGCTTGGAATGGCGGAAGCTGTTCCTTGCGACGTCCTCCGAAGCGCCGTCGTTCCGCAGGGTGCGCATGTGCATCGCCCAGAAGGAAGACACGCTCGAGACGATCGCCGAACGGTATAACAAGAGCGCCCGCGAGCTGATGCTGTACAACCGGCTCAGCGGCGAATATTTGCAGGAAGGGCAAGTCGTCTACATCCCGTAA
- a CDS encoding sensor histidine kinase, whose translation MNLGAAAVRAYSSLSVKLKLLVFFTFMTLVGLSTAYAALHYAYSVYDRQLYETSAVALNLSSAGAETELRKLQRLSFIVLSDNEIQSILNGLRDRSPDYEEFQSRSRLRQMLTRYFNAEPYVLSVHLLDSLDRESSAGRSVVAIPGGKWQRIRDETRGAGGRIRWFFADEGDKALILAREIRAYDNLSLHPLGTLVIRIDMEKLIADIGSGLSRSGGSLLVMSGTERVYPAGAAIDPSGAAAERTDRTGYATFQKDGATYFVSYLRSAQTKWTYYHVIPFEGIFERIELLKRLIAALYAVGFAAAVAACFAFARRITRGIEALTNRMRTLHKEGLDRIDPDALAPVSASLDEIGLLHRSFRSMMLRMQELIRENYVKQMKLQETELKALQAQMNPHFLYNTLETINWMAEMEGQRGISRLVLSLGFLLRKSIGLKSPLIPLREEMDIVRHYVVIQQARFGDQFRIEFDVPDELLSHPVPKLSVQPVVENAFSHALEQMMEPCFISVSARAAGGRLEIAVADNGPGFDPDLLSKLYSGEVQPRGSGIGLRNIDERMKLLFGDEAGLAIASAPGEGARVTLAVPLRKGGLDPDV comes from the coding sequence ATGAACCTCGGGGCGGCGGCCGTTCGCGCCTATTCGAGCTTGAGCGTCAAGCTCAAGCTGCTCGTGTTTTTTACGTTCATGACGCTTGTCGGCTTATCGACCGCTTACGCGGCGCTGCATTACGCCTATTCGGTGTACGACCGCCAGCTGTACGAAACGTCCGCGGTCGCCTTGAACCTGTCTTCCGCGGGGGCGGAAACCGAGCTTCGCAAGCTCCAGCGCCTCTCGTTCATCGTGCTGTCGGACAACGAAATTCAAAGCATCCTGAACGGGCTGCGGGACCGCTCCCCCGATTACGAGGAGTTCCAAAGCCGCTCGCGCCTTCGGCAAATGCTGACGCGCTATTTCAACGCCGAACCGTACGTTCTGTCCGTCCATTTGCTCGATTCGCTCGATCGGGAAAGCTCGGCCGGGCGCAGCGTCGTCGCTATCCCCGGCGGCAAATGGCAGCGCATTCGGGACGAAACGCGCGGCGCCGGCGGGCGCATCCGCTGGTTTTTCGCGGACGAGGGCGACAAAGCGCTCATCCTCGCGCGGGAAATTCGCGCCTACGACAACTTGAGCCTCCATCCGCTCGGCACGCTCGTCATCCGCATCGACATGGAGAAGCTCATCGCCGACATCGGCAGCGGCCTCTCCCGCTCCGGCGGAAGCCTGCTCGTCATGTCGGGGACCGAGCGCGTCTACCCGGCCGGGGCGGCGATCGATCCGTCCGGCGCCGCCGCGGAGCGGACGGATCGGACCGGCTACGCGACGTTCCAGAAGGACGGGGCGACGTACTTCGTCTCCTATTTGCGCTCGGCCCAAACGAAATGGACGTACTACCACGTCATTCCGTTCGAGGGCATCTTCGAACGCATCGAGCTGCTGAAGCGCTTGATCGCCGCGCTGTACGCCGTCGGGTTCGCCGCCGCGGTCGCGGCGTGCTTCGCCTTCGCCCGCCGCATCACCCGCGGCATCGAGGCGCTGACGAATCGCATGCGCACGCTGCATAAGGAAGGGCTCGACCGCATCGATCCGGACGCGCTTGCGCCCGTCTCCGCTTCGCTCGACGAAATCGGGTTGCTGCACCGCTCGTTCCGGTCGATGATGCTTCGCATGCAAGAGCTCATTCGCGAAAATTACGTGAAACAAATGAAGCTGCAGGAAACGGAGCTGAAGGCGCTGCAGGCGCAGATGAATCCGCATTTTCTGTACAACACGCTGGAGACGATCAACTGGATGGCCGAAATGGAAGGCCAGCGGGGCATCTCCCGGCTCGTGCTGTCGCTCGGCTTCCTGCTGCGCAAATCGATCGGCCTCAAATCGCCGCTCATCCCGCTGCGGGAAGAGATGGACATCGTCCGGCATTACGTCGTCATCCAGCAGGCTCGCTTCGGCGACCAGTTCCGTATCGAGTTCGACGTGCCGGACGAGCTGCTGTCGCATCCGGTGCCGAAGCTGTCCGTCCAGCCGGTCGTGGAGAACGCCTTCAGCCACGCGCTCGAGCAAATGATGGAGCCGTGCTTCATCTCCGTCTCCGCGCGGGCGGCCGGCGGCCGTCTCGAGATCGCCGTCGCCGACAACGGGCCGGGCTTTGATCCCGACCTGCTCTCGAAGCTGTATTCCGGCGAAGTGCAGCCGCGCGGCTCCGGCATCGGCCTCCGCAATATCGACGAGCGGATGAAGCTGCTGTTCGGCGACGAGGCGGGCCTTGCGATCGCGTCGGCGCCGGGCGAAGGCGCTCGCGTCACGCTCGCCGTCCCGCTGAGGAAAGGAGGACTCGATCCAGATGTATAA
- a CDS encoding response regulator transcription factor: MYKVLLVDNERIILNGISKMVDWESLSLTLVGTAGNGIEALERIEHDAPDIVVSDIRMPGMDGLALVAKAKEEHPHVRFVLLSGFNEFEYARKAMQYGVKHYLLKPCAKEAIEEALAEVVSELRRDADRDQFIERIQAELIRVTPHAKEQFLKEFVTNKTYGVREWNLFRGLFRMPLETQPIRLLLMQLDGDIEYEHLFALTNIAEDILGRPPVWLNATIGQRVLLLTEDGEEPALFQALQDIRALFRRYYRMDVTIAVSDRGVVAEAKRLYRQTIDCLNRRFYLGEGGIITPADVEAAPDGGDERVEYDEEKIGQLVKSGRVQDVLKELDEWFDALASMRLNADVAKAYALAAYIAVARQSRPALLPSYLRRLADAAALDTFAALRELVRETAKDVASDHYDATRSQQSGVVRSVCAIIADNLGNPQLSLQWVANEMMYMNADYLGKLFKKETGDKFSTYVWKKRMERAIELIRSMDDIRVFELAEALGYGDNPKYFGYAFKKYTGMTPSDWKRTNETHGFSEQGNG; the protein is encoded by the coding sequence ATGTATAAAGTGCTGCTCGTCGATAACGAACGGATCATTTTGAACGGCATTTCGAAAATGGTCGATTGGGAAAGCCTCTCCTTGACGCTCGTCGGCACGGCCGGCAACGGAATCGAGGCGCTCGAGCGGATCGAGCACGACGCGCCGGACATCGTCGTCAGCGATATCCGCATGCCGGGCATGGACGGCCTCGCGCTCGTCGCGAAGGCGAAGGAGGAGCATCCGCACGTCCGGTTCGTTTTGCTGTCCGGCTTCAACGAATTCGAATACGCGCGCAAAGCGATGCAGTACGGGGTCAAGCACTACTTATTGAAGCCTTGCGCGAAGGAAGCGATCGAGGAGGCGCTCGCGGAAGTCGTCTCCGAGCTGCGCCGCGACGCGGACCGGGACCAGTTCATCGAGCGCATCCAGGCGGAGCTGATCCGGGTGACGCCTCACGCGAAGGAGCAGTTCCTGAAGGAGTTCGTCACGAACAAAACGTACGGCGTCCGCGAATGGAACTTGTTCCGAGGCTTGTTCCGGATGCCGCTCGAGACGCAGCCGATCCGGCTGCTCCTCATGCAGCTGGACGGCGACATCGAGTACGAGCACCTTTTCGCGCTGACGAACATCGCCGAGGACATTCTCGGCCGTCCGCCCGTCTGGCTGAACGCTACGATCGGGCAGCGCGTGCTGCTGCTGACGGAGGACGGCGAAGAGCCGGCGCTGTTCCAGGCGCTGCAGGACATTCGCGCCCTGTTCCGGCGGTATTACCGGATGGACGTCACGATCGCGGTCAGCGACCGCGGCGTCGTCGCGGAGGCGAAGCGGCTGTACCGGCAGACGATCGACTGTCTGAACCGCCGGTTTTATTTGGGCGAAGGCGGCATCATTACGCCTGCGGACGTCGAGGCCGCGCCGGACGGCGGCGACGAACGCGTCGAGTACGACGAAGAGAAGATCGGGCAGCTCGTCAAGTCCGGCCGGGTGCAGGACGTGCTGAAGGAGCTCGACGAGTGGTTCGATGCGCTCGCGTCGATGCGGCTGAACGCGGACGTCGCCAAAGCGTACGCCCTCGCGGCGTACATCGCCGTCGCCCGGCAAAGCCGCCCCGCCCTCCTGCCGTCGTATTTGCGGCGCCTCGCCGACGCGGCGGCGCTCGATACGTTCGCGGCGCTGCGCGAGCTCGTCCGGGAGACGGCGAAGGACGTCGCCTCCGACCATTATGACGCCACGCGCAGCCAGCAATCGGGCGTCGTCCGCAGCGTCTGCGCCATTATCGCGGACAACCTGGGCAATCCGCAGCTATCGCTGCAGTGGGTCGCGAACGAGATGATGTACATGAACGCGGATTACTTAGGGAAGCTGTTCAAGAAAGAAACCGGCGACAAATTTTCGACGTACGTCTGGAAGAAACGAATGGAACGAGCGATCGAGCTCATCCGAAGCATGGACGACATTCGGGTGTTCGAGCTGGCGGAGGCGCTCGGGTACGGGGACAACCCGAAATATTTCGGGTACGCGTTCAAGAAATACACCGGCATGACTCCCTCCGATTGGAAGCGGACGAACGAGACGCACGGATTTTCGGAACAAGGCAACGGATAA
- a CDS encoding sugar ABC transporter substrate-binding protein, whose amino-acid sequence MKAWVTKLAAIAVSASLAGCAAGAGGGTQGSGSDAAGATGAGGAAAETQEPITLRISWWGSQPRHDYTLKIIEMYEAQNPHVNIEEEYSSWDDYWKRLAPQAAAGELPDILQMSISYLAQYGEQNQLADLTPHLGKELNVDDISPMVVDGGKLGDKLYGMSLGVTALAFQYDPELLKKAGVESIDPNWTWDDYVEIANKAKAAGLYMDTGMRPEVFFSYYLRTHGKTLFSADGTSLGYDDDALFIDFFGRLAGLVHDGALMTPDQRAQVKGLEDDPMVKGKAIGIWQWSNQFIGLQQVANRELAMFHMPGPNMSQGMFLNPGMYFSVSENSEHKAEAVKFIDFFVNDVEANKLILGDRGVPGSSKVKEALKPMLTPQQAQVFDYVAWAEQNSTRMDPPEPKGAGEVFAALTTAIEQLDFGQITVEEAAKQFREDASEILSSN is encoded by the coding sequence ATGAAAGCATGGGTAACGAAGCTGGCCGCGATCGCGGTATCCGCGTCGCTGGCCGGATGCGCCGCGGGCGCGGGCGGCGGGACGCAGGGCAGCGGTTCCGACGCGGCCGGCGCGACCGGCGCCGGCGGCGCGGCGGCGGAGACGCAGGAGCCGATCACGCTCCGCATCTCCTGGTGGGGAAGCCAGCCGAGACACGATTACACGCTCAAAATCATTGAAATGTACGAGGCGCAAAACCCGCACGTCAACATCGAGGAGGAATACTCGAGCTGGGACGATTATTGGAAGCGCCTCGCGCCGCAGGCCGCCGCAGGCGAGCTGCCGGACATTTTGCAGATGAGCATTTCGTATTTGGCGCAGTACGGAGAGCAAAACCAGCTGGCGGATTTGACGCCGCACCTCGGCAAGGAGCTGAACGTCGACGACATCAGCCCGATGGTCGTAGACGGAGGCAAGCTGGGGGACAAGCTGTACGGCATGAGCCTCGGCGTGACCGCGCTCGCGTTCCAATACGATCCGGAGCTCTTGAAGAAGGCGGGCGTCGAATCGATCGACCCGAACTGGACGTGGGACGACTACGTAGAGATCGCGAACAAAGCGAAAGCGGCCGGGCTGTACATGGATACCGGCATGCGCCCCGAGGTGTTCTTCTCCTACTACCTGCGCACGCACGGGAAGACGCTGTTCAGCGCGGACGGCACGTCGCTCGGCTACGACGACGACGCCCTGTTCATCGATTTCTTCGGCCGCCTAGCGGGACTCGTGCACGACGGCGCGCTCATGACGCCGGACCAGAGAGCGCAGGTCAAAGGGCTCGAAGACGACCCGATGGTGAAAGGGAAAGCGATCGGCATTTGGCAGTGGTCCAATCAGTTTATCGGGCTGCAGCAGGTCGCGAATCGGGAGCTCGCGATGTTCCACATGCCGGGGCCGAACATGTCGCAGGGCATGTTCCTCAATCCGGGGATGTATTTCTCCGTCTCGGAAAATTCCGAGCATAAGGCGGAGGCGGTCAAATTCATCGATTTCTTCGTCAACGACGTCGAAGCGAACAAGCTGATTCTCGGCGACCGCGGCGTGCCCGGCTCGAGCAAGGTGAAGGAAGCGCTCAAGCCGATGCTGACCCCGCAGCAGGCGCAGGTGTTCGACTACGTCGCTTGGGCCGAGCAGAACAGCACGCGGATGGATCCGCCGGAGCCGAAAGGCGCGGGCGAAGTGTTCGCGGCGCTGACGACGGCGATCGAGCAGCTCGATTTCGGCCAAATTACGGTCGAGGAAGCCGCGAAGCAGTTCCGCGAAGACGCGAGCGAAATTTTATCCTCGAATTAA
- the hemL gene encoding glutamate-1-semialdehyde 2,1-aminomutase — translation MSGQNRVTDKSRAAFERAKRIIPGGVNSPVRAFRSVGGEPFFVDRGEGSRIYDIDGNAYIDYVGSWGPLILGHAHPEVLAAVNDAAARGTSFGAPTERETEMAELVCERMPSVEVVRMVNSGTEATMSALRLARGFTNRQKIVKFEGSYHGHADALLIKAGSGVATLGLPDSPGVPAGVAEHTITVPYNDLESLKLAFERFGEQIAAVIVEPIAGNMGVVPPIPGFLEGLREVTNQYGALLIFDEVMTGFRVHLHSAQGLYGVTPDLTCMGKVIGGGLPVGAYGGRRDIMEHIAPSGPIYQAGTLSGNPLAMAAGITTLRLLGRPGVYEELERKSARLEEGLARNAREFGIPSTINRVGSMVCPFFTDKRVVDYATAKTSDLERFNRVFGRLLDRGVSIAPSQFEGLFVSLAHTDEDIELTIEAHYEALKLE, via the coding sequence ATGAGCGGACAAAACAGGGTCACGGACAAATCGCGGGCTGCGTTCGAGCGGGCGAAACGAATCATACCGGGCGGGGTCAATTCGCCGGTGAGGGCGTTCCGGTCGGTCGGCGGAGAGCCGTTCTTCGTCGATCGGGGCGAAGGATCGCGCATTTACGACATCGACGGCAACGCGTATATCGATTACGTCGGCTCTTGGGGGCCGCTCATTCTCGGACACGCCCATCCCGAGGTGCTCGCCGCCGTGAACGACGCGGCCGCGCGCGGGACGAGCTTCGGCGCGCCGACCGAACGCGAGACGGAGATGGCGGAGCTCGTCTGCGAGCGGATGCCTTCGGTCGAGGTGGTGCGGATGGTCAACTCCGGCACCGAAGCGACGATGAGCGCGCTCCGGCTCGCCCGCGGCTTCACGAACCGCCAGAAGATCGTCAAGTTCGAAGGCAGCTACCACGGCCACGCGGACGCGCTGCTCATTAAGGCGGGCTCCGGCGTCGCGACGCTCGGCTTGCCGGACAGCCCCGGCGTGCCGGCCGGCGTCGCGGAGCATACGATCACGGTGCCTTACAACGATCTCGAATCGCTGAAGCTCGCCTTCGAACGGTTCGGCGAGCAAATCGCGGCCGTCATCGTCGAGCCGATCGCCGGCAACATGGGCGTCGTGCCGCCGATTCCGGGCTTCCTGGAAGGGCTGCGCGAGGTGACGAACCAGTACGGAGCGCTGCTCATTTTCGACGAGGTCATGACCGGCTTCCGCGTCCATCTCCATTCCGCGCAAGGGCTGTACGGCGTGACGCCGGATCTCACCTGCATGGGCAAAGTGATCGGCGGGGGGCTTCCGGTCGGCGCATACGGCGGCCGCCGCGACATTATGGAGCATATCGCGCCGAGCGGACCGATTTACCAAGCGGGCACGCTGTCCGGCAACCCGCTCGCGATGGCGGCGGGCATCACGACGCTGCGGCTGCTCGGGCGGCCAGGCGTCTATGAGGAGCTTGAGCGCAAGTCGGCGAGGCTCGAGGAGGGGCTCGCGCGCAACGCCCGCGAATTCGGCATCCCGAGCACGATCAACCGGGTCGGCTCGATGGTGTGCCCGTTCTTCACGGACAAGCGGGTGGTCGACTACGCGACCGCGAAAACGTCGGATCTCGAGCGGTTCAACCGGGTGTTCGGCCGCCTGCTCGACCGCGGCGTCAGCATCGCGCCGTCGCAGTTCGAAGGGTTGTTCGTCTCGCTCGCGCATACGGACGAAGATATCGAATTGACGATCGAAGCGCATTACGAGGCGCTGAAGCTGGAATAG
- a CDS encoding Crp/Fnr family transcriptional regulator has protein sequence MLSLLHSVPLFKDLSEEHLTRLSNICARKGFKAGTVLFREKEPGDVFYIIVSGSVKVFTSNAGGEEKILSVFQAGDNFGELSLIDGKPRSASAQVLEDSMFLTLRGTEFLHLLKQYPDMSLAIMKELCRRLRETNEHVYDLTFVDARTRVLKNLIVFANKNGIRSGNTINIRIALNYDELARMAGVSKSVLMDVIRDLERIQVLQSTPHGFSMDLSRLRPSGS, from the coding sequence ATGTTATCTCTTCTGCATTCGGTTCCGCTGTTCAAGGATTTGTCGGAAGAACACCTGACGCGGCTTTCCAACATTTGCGCGCGCAAAGGCTTCAAAGCCGGCACGGTGCTGTTCCGCGAGAAGGAGCCGGGCGACGTGTTCTACATCATTGTATCCGGCTCGGTGAAAGTTTTCACGTCCAATGCGGGCGGAGAAGAGAAAATTTTGTCCGTGTTCCAAGCGGGCGACAACTTCGGGGAACTGTCCCTCATCGACGGCAAGCCGCGTTCGGCGAGCGCGCAGGTGCTCGAGGACAGCATGTTCCTGACGCTGCGCGGAACGGAATTTCTCCACCTGTTGAAACAATATCCCGATATGTCTTTAGCGATTATGAAAGAGTTGTGCCGGCGCCTCCGGGAGACGAACGAGCACGTGTACGACCTGACGTTCGTCGACGCGCGCACCCGCGTGCTCAAAAACTTGATCGTCTTCGCCAACAAGAACGGCATTCGCAGCGGCAACACGATCAACATCCGCATCGCGCTCAATTACGACGAGCTGGCCCGGATGGCCGGCGTGTCCAAATCGGTGCTGATGGACGTCATCCGCGACCTGGAGCGCATCCAGGTGCTGCAGTCGACCCCGCACGGCTTCTCCATGGATTTGTCCCGGCTACGGCCGAGCGGCTCGTAA
- the hemG gene encoding protoporphyrinogen oxidase, producing MTHAKEGAGTPRIIVIGGGITGLSAAFYALRLATHRGLAPKVTLLEGSGRLGGKVQTMRRDGFVIERGPDSFLARKRPIIDLSRELGIEDELTTLNPATKKTYILRGGKLHRIPPGLVLGVPTEWKPFVTSRLISTSGKLRAALDWVLPAKQSDADESLGGFLRRRLGDQVVDFVAEPLLSGIYAGDADRLSLMATFPQFRAAERKYRSLMIGLRRGAGATRGGASGEEHLPPHARGSAFLSFRRGLTSLIERLEDTLRAEGAVLRTDASVRTVRPGPNGGAVVTLEDGESMEADAVVVTAPPPALTRLLPDVSEAALFADMPYASVANVVLGYRRETLRVPLDGAGFVVPRTEGRFITACTWTSSKWLHTAPEGRVLIRCYVGRIGDERWRTMDDEALLAAVKRDVAELVGIDAEPEFADVTRLERSMPQYEVGHMDRVRALREALMQKAPGVFAAGAGFEGVGLPDCIQQGKQAAEQAVAFLRAARP from the coding sequence ATGACGCACGCGAAGGAAGGCGCCGGGACGCCCCGCATTATCGTCATCGGCGGCGGCATTACGGGGCTGTCGGCGGCGTTCTACGCGCTGCGCCTCGCGACGCACCGCGGGCTCGCGCCGAAGGTGACGCTGCTCGAAGGAAGCGGCCGGCTCGGCGGCAAAGTGCAGACGATGCGCCGGGACGGCTTCGTCATCGAGCGCGGTCCGGATTCGTTCCTCGCGCGCAAGCGGCCGATTATCGATTTGTCCCGGGAGCTCGGCATCGAGGACGAGCTGACGACGCTCAACCCGGCGACGAAGAAGACATACATATTGCGCGGGGGTAAGCTGCACCGCATTCCGCCGGGGCTCGTGCTCGGCGTGCCGACGGAGTGGAAGCCGTTCGTGACGAGCCGGCTCATCTCGACGTCGGGCAAGCTGCGCGCCGCCCTCGATTGGGTGCTGCCCGCGAAGCAGAGCGACGCGGACGAATCGCTCGGCGGCTTCCTGCGCCGCCGCCTCGGCGATCAGGTCGTCGATTTCGTGGCGGAGCCGCTGCTCTCCGGCATTTACGCCGGAGACGCCGATCGGCTCAGCCTGATGGCGACGTTCCCGCAATTCCGCGCCGCCGAGCGCAAGTACCGGAGCCTGATGATCGGGCTCCGCCGCGGCGCCGGCGCGACGAGAGGCGGGGCGAGCGGAGAGGAGCATCTGCCGCCGCACGCGCGGGGCAGCGCGTTCCTCAGCTTCCGCCGGGGCCTCACGTCGTTGATCGAGCGGCTCGAGGATACGCTGCGGGCGGAGGGAGCCGTCCTCCGCACGGACGCGAGCGTCCGCACGGTGCGGCCGGGACCGAACGGCGGCGCCGTCGTCACCTTGGAGGACGGCGAATCGATGGAAGCGGACGCGGTCGTCGTCACCGCGCCGCCGCCGGCGCTGACGCGGCTGCTGCCGGACGTGAGCGAAGCGGCGCTGTTCGCCGATATGCCGTACGCGTCCGTCGCGAACGTCGTGCTCGGCTACCGCCGCGAGACGCTCCGCGTGCCGCTGGACGGGGCCGGCTTCGTCGTGCCGCGCACGGAGGGGCGCTTCATTACGGCGTGCACGTGGACGTCGTCCAAATGGCTGCACACGGCCCCGGAAGGACGCGTGCTCATCCGCTGCTACGTCGGCCGCATCGGCGACGAGCGGTGGCGGACGATGGACGACGAAGCGCTGCTCGCCGCCGTGAAACGCGACGTGGCCGAGCTCGTCGGCATCGACGCCGAGCCGGAATTCGCCGACGTGACGCGGCTCGAGCGGTCGATGCCGCAGTACGAGGTCGGCCACATGGACCGCGTGCGCGCGCTGCGGGAGGCGCTTATGCAAAAAGCTCCCGGCGTATTCGCGGCGGGAGCGGGGTTCGAAGGCGTCGGATTGCCGGATTGCATCCAGCAGGGCAAGCAGGCGGCGGAGCAGGCGGTCGCGTTCTTACGAGCCGCTCGGCCGTAG
- the hemH gene encoding ferrochelatase, producing MSESRKYGPDAIGVLVMSYGTPESLDQVEAYYTHIRRGRPPTKEQLDDLIRRYDTIVGGFFPLRRNTDLQVAALQETLDRTYPDAKFVCYQGQKHASPFIEDGVRAMAADGITRAVGVVLAPHYSSMSVGGYIKRAKETAEEAGVAMEFVESYHLHPKFIEAVADRLERALKKFTEVDPEEVKVLFTAHSLPERILQMNDPYPEQLLASSRAAAERAGIENWQFAWQSAGQTNEPWLGPDVLEELERLHADEGVDYALVCPIGFVSDHLEVLYDLDIEAQALARKLGMHLERTDMLNTEPLYMETLADVVGESAKRLGAGPR from the coding sequence ATGAGTGAATCACGGAAATACGGCCCGGACGCGATCGGGGTGCTCGTCATGTCGTACGGCACGCCGGAGAGCCTCGACCAGGTCGAAGCGTATTACACGCATATTCGCCGCGGACGTCCGCCGACGAAGGAGCAGCTGGACGACCTGATCCGCCGCTACGATACAATCGTCGGCGGCTTCTTCCCGCTGCGCCGCAACACCGACTTGCAGGTGGCGGCGCTGCAGGAGACGTTGGATCGGACGTACCCGGACGCGAAATTCGTCTGCTATCAAGGGCAGAAGCACGCGTCGCCGTTCATCGAGGACGGCGTGCGGGCGATGGCCGCGGACGGCATTACGCGGGCGGTCGGCGTCGTGCTCGCGCCGCATTATTCGTCGATGAGCGTCGGCGGCTACATCAAGCGCGCGAAGGAAACCGCCGAAGAAGCGGGCGTGGCGATGGAGTTCGTCGAGAGCTACCATCTGCACCCGAAGTTCATCGAAGCGGTGGCGGACCGACTCGAGCGCGCGCTGAAGAAGTTCACCGAGGTCGACCCCGAAGAGGTGAAGGTGCTGTTCACGGCGCACAGCCTGCCGGAGCGCATTCTGCAGATGAACGACCCGTATCCGGAGCAGCTGCTCGCGTCGTCGCGGGCGGCGGCGGAACGCGCCGGCATCGAAAATTGGCAGTTCGCGTGGCAAAGCGCGGGGCAGACGAACGAACCGTGGCTCGGCCCGGACGTGCTTGAAGAGCTGGAGCGGCTGCACGCGGACGAAGGCGTCGATTACGCGCTCGTCTGCCCGATCGGGTTCGTGTCGGATCATCTCGAGGTGCTGTACGATCTCGACATCGAGGCGCAGGCGCTAGCGCGGAAGCTCGGCATGCACCTCGAGCGGACGGACATGCTGAACACCGAGCCGCTGTACATGGAGACGCTCGCCGACGTCGTCGGCGAGTCGGCGAAGCGGCTGGGAGCCGGACCGCGATGA